The following coding sequences are from one Dreissena polymorpha isolate Duluth1 chromosome 8, UMN_Dpol_1.0, whole genome shotgun sequence window:
- the LOC127841637 gene encoding protein mab-21-like 2 yields MLLDGNSPDMLAQQSKVLYELNKYYNERVGTRQSGVVKTIREVYKVLQDVLKEVEVQEPRFISSLTEVNGRYEGLDVVSPTEFEVVLYLNQMGVFNFVDDGSIPGCAVLKLSDGRKRSMSLWVEFITASGYLSARKIRSRFQTLVAQAVDKCSYRDVVKMVADTTEVKLRIKERFVVQITPSFRCAGIWCRSAAHWPVPHIPWPNPNIVAEVKSEGFDLLSKESIYMKDKQSAAEGDAWTMSFKYAEDRLLYGGCRRKCLSILKALRDRHFDVPGQPIMSYHLKTLLLHECEKHPREMEWDDTCLGDRINGILLQLISCLQNRRCPHYFLPNVDLFKGKSSTAMDNAAKQCWRILRELLTNPKSLEKL; encoded by the coding sequence ATGTTACTGGACGGCAATTCTCCAGACATGCTAGCTCAACAATCCAAAGTGCTCTACGAACTTAACAAGTACTATAACGAGCGTGTCGGCACGCGACAGAGCGGCGTCGTGAAGACCATCCGGGAGGTGTACAAGGTGCTGCAGGACGTCTTGAAGGAGGTGGAGGTGCAGGAGCCTCGCTTCATCAGCAGCCTCACCGAGGTCAACGGGCGCTACGAGGGGCTCGATGTCGTCTCGCCGACCGAATTCGAAGTCGTCTTGTACCTGAACCAGATGGGCGTGTTCAATTTCGTCGACGACGGGTCTATACCGGGCTGTGCAGTGTTAAAATTAAGTGACGGTAGGAAACGCTCGATGTCGTTATGGGTGGAATTCATAACGGCGTCCGGGTATTTATCCGCGCGAAAGATACGTTCACGTTTTCAAACCTTAGTTGCACAAGCTGTTGACAAGTGTAGTTACCGTGATGTTGTTAAAATGGTTGCGGACACGACTGAAGTGAAACTTCGAATAAAAGAGCGTTTCGTGGTCCAGATCACGCCGTCGTTCCGGTGCGCTGGCATCTGGTGCAGGAGCGCCGCGCACTGGCCGGTGCCTCACATTCCCTGGCCAAACCCGAACATTGTTGCGGAAGTCAAATCTGAGGGCTTTGACCTCCTTTCCAAAGAAAGCATTTACATGAAGGATAAACAAAGCGCGGCGGAAGGTGACGCGTGGACCATGTCTTTCAAATACGCAGAAGACAGACTTCTGTACGGCGGTTGCCGACGGAAATGTTTGAGCATTCTGAAAGCGCTTCGAGACCGCCACTTTGACGTCCCCGGTCAACCTATCATGTCCTATCATCTAAAGACTCTCTTGCTCCATGAATGCGAGAAGCACCCGAGAGAGATGGaatgggacgacacttgcctCGGGGACCGGATCAACGGGATCCTGCTGCAGCTTATTTCATGTTTGCAGAATCGGCGCTGCCCGCACTACTTCCTCCCCAACGTGGACCTGTTCAAGGGCAAGTCATCCACAGCCATGGACAATGCGGCCAAACAGTGCTGGCGCATCCTTAGAGAACTTTTAACAAATCCAAAAAGTCTCGAAAAGCTGTGA